The Plutella xylostella chromosome 9, ilPluXylo3.1, whole genome shotgun sequence genome has a segment encoding these proteins:
- the LOC125489021 gene encoding uncharacterized protein LOC125489021, producing the protein MKTPWSSTELRLPDFNPSKSDVDARSWMSTADLCVNDENLQGARLMVALSRALKAKTAVTGFLCQGQGHYASSIRMPKASQTGPGCCQWRSEWIRCSQGEEGQSMRSERACWDVALIW; encoded by the exons ATGAAGACACCGTGGTCGTCGACCGAGCTGAGGTTACCCGATTTCAATCCCAGTAAATCCGATGTCGACGCACGTTCTTGGATGTCGACTGCGGACCTGTGCGTTAACGACGAGAATCTGCAAGGCGCACGGCTTATGGTTGCCTTGAGTCGTGCTCTGAAAG CGAAGACTGCGGTCACTGGCTTCCTCTGCCAGGGCCAGGGACACTACGCATCCAGCATCCGCATGCCCAAAGCGTCGCAGACAGGACCAGGATGCTGCCAGTGGAGGAGCGAGTGGATCCGGTGCAGCCAAGGAGAAGAGGGTCAATCTATGCGTAGTGAGCGCGCCTGCTGGGATGTTGCATTAATCTGGTGA
- the LOC125488968 gene encoding uncharacterized protein LOC125488968: MSKRTYEERIDYYNNKIKKYMDKDRRKRRRLRLSSSSDDFPENDYRSENLVLDRDQEAIIETMDPPPDLRDDLRAGSAEPPSEDAVDLIIEPTASATEPPPATDPAVADQPTGAEPTTSTTDVDPDILQALGEATDVGPTFGEEIHQTLCQLWQPLLKKPANNCTLLQAPKLNIEVSATANEMVKSRDKKVESAQQQLGAGITAISRALTTLMTTNNKVEAPLRTQTFPVPGKLDGPSSVPIPTEPGGARGTAEAATQCAPPGAGARDQQAAAAAGQVACPNSSLMQTAPPTAPDTYPGGGAALRLAFSRRGCPPEAIDLMIASLSKSTLKQYSVCFNQWWQYCYTNNHEKFDSSTSIIIKFLTDQYNNGASYGTINSFRSALSLLLGNDISQDKSIKRLIKGVFRSRPSLPKYANTWDPQIVLSHISKWTPHTELSLEKLTKKLVSLLALCTAHRVQTFSLIKLSNIIISDSGVKINIVDLIKTSGPGRDQPVLYLPYFNDNLDICPATTLVDYISFTKELRSTSSDHLLITVKRPHRNATAQSISRWIKQVLQESGVDAAVFSAHSARHAATSAAHSAGLSLDLIRKTAGWTASSSTFAKYYKRPLLQQSNFAKAVCIPNNSSS; this comes from the exons ATGTCTAAAAGAACCTACGAAGAAAGGATTGACtattacaacaataaaattaaaaagtacatGGATAAAGATCGACGGAAACGACGACGTTTGCGGTTGAGTTCATCTTCGGATGATTTCCCAGAAAATGACTACA GGAGCGAGAACCTGGTACTCGACCGAGACCAGGAGGCTATCATCGAGACCATGGACCCTCCTCCAGATCTCCGAGATGATTTAAGGGCTGGCTCCGCGGAGCCGCCCTCAGAAGACGCAGTGGACTTGATCATCGAGCCAACAGCGTCGGCCACGGAGCCTCCACCGGCCACAGACCCAGCGGTCGCCGACCAGCCCACGGGTGCCGAACCGACCACTTCAACGACGGACGTAGACCCCGATATTTTACAAGCTCTCGGGGAAGCTACGGACGTGGGACCTACGTTTGGCGAGGAAATACACCAAACTTTATGCCAATTATGGCAGCCCTTacttaaaaaaccggccaa CAACTGCACACTGCTGCAAGCGCCGAAACTTAACATTGAAGTCTCCGCGACAGCCAACGAGATGGTCAAGTCACGTGATAAAAAAGTGGAGTCTGCCCAGCAACAACTTGGCGCGGGCATCACGGCCATCAGCAGAGCACTGACGACGCTGATGACGACTAATAATAAAGTGGAGGCC CCACTCAGGACCCAGACCTTCCCAGTTCCAGGGAAATTGGACGGGCCCTCCTCGGTACCCATACCCACCGAGCcggggggggcgcgggggacaGCGGAGGCCGCCACCCAGTGCGCGCCGCCCGGCGCCGGCGCCCGCGACCAgcaggccgccgccgccgcagggCAGGTCGCGTGTCCCAACTCGTCCCTGATGCAG ACGGCGCCACCCACTGCACCAGACACTTACCCTGGGGGCGGCGCTGCTCTCCGGCTCGCGTTCTCTCGCCGCGGATGCCCACCGGAGGCCATCGACCTAATGATAGCTTCTTTGTCAAAAAGCACATTAAAACAATATAGCGTTTGTTTTAATCAATGGTGGCAATACTGTTACAcaaataatcatgaaaaatttGATTCTTCGAcatcaattataattaaatttctcACTGATCAATATAACAACGGTGCATCCTATGGCACTATCAACTCTTTTCGGTCAGCATTGTCTCTGTTACTAGGAAATGATATTTCCCAagataaatctataaaaagaCTGATTAAAGGTGTATTTAGGTCTAGACCTTCCTTACCAAAATATGCGAACACTTGGGATCCGCAAATTGTCTTGAGTCACATATCCAAGTGGACTCCACATACAGAACTTTCGTTAGAGAAGTTAACTAAGAAATTAGTAAGCTTATTAGCTCTTTGTACGGCTCACAGGGTACAAACATTTTCGTTGATTAAGTTGAGTAACATTATAATCAGTGATAGCggtgttaaaattaatattgttgatttaattaaaacatcagGACCAGGACGCGACCAACCAGTGCTGTACCTTCCATATTTTAATGATAATCTCGATATCTGTCCAGCGACGACACTTGTTGATTACATATCCTTCACAAAGGAACTGAGATCAACAAGTTCAGACCACCTCTTAATAACTGTGAAGCGCCCTCATAGGAACGCCACAGCACAGTCAATAAGCAGGTGGATCAAGCAAGTGTTGCAGGAGAGCGGGGTGGACGCGGCGGTGTTCAGTGCGCACAGCGCGCGCCACGCCGCCACGTCCGCCGCGCACTCCGCTGGCCTCTCTCTCGATCTCATCAGGAAAACAGCTGGCTGGACTGCGTCCTCGTCCACCTttgcaaaatattataaacgacCACTGCTTCAACAAAGCAACTTTGCCAAAGCTGTTTGTATTCCCAATAATAGTTCCAGTTAA